In Paroedura picta isolate Pp20150507F chromosome 6, Ppicta_v3.0, whole genome shotgun sequence, one genomic interval encodes:
- the DONSON gene encoding protein downstream neighbor of Son: MCSVVPDYSPGFKKPPRTLRLKRKRQPAPSCGQPPTAAVASPFGDPALFPRPFPGVRRRNPFSSLENTPRPPLLQGPRQCRSPAQSGLQKEPPAAGEGEFLNGFQEDKTIGKEELYETSAPSLISDLQQTTSHSEASSPSYEFPADWSIKTRLLFKSPHSFSWADHLKAQEESQGFAQHCRATSINLPQSIQEPKLSTELRCAFQQSLVYWIHPFLPWLQLFPRIGADRKATVKYSSWSHDEALQHILMSEWSLSFTSLYNLLRAGLCPYFYVCTYQFTVLFRAAGLAGNDKISALISPTTRGLREAMKNDGIEFNLPFQKVKKRKCNSSESHFETGLISGSETNKDAETDEERVLSSGDDDEEGFSWLEEMGVQDKIKKTDAINIKLCKERKEVQLDHKPESVVLVQGANTFTLLNFLMNCKSLVASAGPQAGIPPTLLSPVAFRGATMQTLKARSMNVKAQIHSQYKDIFSLEIVGPVMPHSFHSLSMLLKIAQRGTFSAMCYTHEPTAVFNTGTHNEKSITKESKDLSRTGLHPNTLKQLALSSTLGKSYIRLLAMNDYIYTWKS, encoded by the exons ATGTGCTCGGTGGTCCCCGACTACTCGCCCGGCTTTAAGAAGCCCCCGCGGACGCTGCGCCTGAAGCGGAAAAGGCAGCCAGCCCCTTCCTGCGGGCAGCCCCCCACTGCGGCCGTCGCCAGCCCCTTCGGAGACCCCGCTCTCTTCCCGCGGCCCTTCCCCGGAGTCCGGAGGCGCAACCCCTTTTCGAGCCTGGAGAATACTCCGCGCCCGCCGCTGCTACAAGGGCCCCGCCAGTGCCGCTCTCCGGCGCAGAGCGGGCTGCAGAAGGAGCCGCCAGCCGCTGGGGAAGGAGAG TTCTTAAATGGTTTTCAAGAAGACAAGACCATTGGGAAAGAAGAATTGTATGAAACATCAGCTCCATCTTTAATCAGT GACCTACAACAGACCACTTCACACAGTGAAGCTTCTTCACCAAGTTACGAGTTTCCTGCAGATTGGAGTATTAAAACTCGCCTTCTCTTCAAATCTCCTCATTCATTTTCATGGGCAGATCATTTAAAAGCTCAAGAAGAATCTCAAGGATTTGCCCAACATTGTAGAGCCACATCAATAAACTTACCCCAAAGTATTCAG GAACCAAAACTTTCCACAGAACTTCGATGTGCTTTCCAGCAAAGCCTTGTATATTGgattcatcccttcctgccttggCTACAGCTGTTTCCTCGTATTGGGGCAGACAGGAAAGCCACTGTAAAATATAGTTCTTGGTCCCATGATGAAGCACTGCAGCACATTCTTATGAGTGAATG GTCACTCAGTTTTACCTCACTTTATAATCTGCTAAGAGCTGGACTGTGTCCCTATTTCTACGTCTGCACTTACCAGTTCACTGTACTGTTCCGTGCAGCCGGGCTTGCTGGAAACGATAAGATCTCTGCATTGATTTCTCCCACAACCAGAGGTTTAAGAGAAGCTATGAAAAACGATG GTATTGAATTTAATTTACCTTTCcaaaaagttaaaaaaagaaaatgtaattcTTCAGAATCCCACTTCGAAACAGGACTTATTAGTGGTTCTGAGACAAATAAGGATGCTGAAACTGATGA GGAACGAGTGTTAAGTAGTGGTGACGATGATGAAGAGGGATTTTCATGGTTGGAAGAGATGGGTGTTCAagacaaaattaaaaaaacagatgcGATCAATATCAAACT CtgtaaagaaaggaaagaggtacAACTAGATCACAAACCTGAATCTGTTGTGCTAGTACAAGGAGCAAACACATTCACTTTACTTAACTTTTTGATGAACTGTAAAAGTTTAGTGGCATCTGCAGGGCCTCAGGCTGGAATTCCTCCTACATTGCTGTCTCCAGTTGCTTTCAGAGGGGCAACAATGCAGACACTCAAG GCTCGAAGCATGAATGTGAAAGCACAAATTCACTCGCAGTACAAAGATATATTTAGCTTGGAGATTGTGGGGCCTGTCATGCCTCATTCTTTCCATTCTTTGTCAATGCTTCTCAAAATTGCTCAAAGAGGAACCTTTTCTGCTATGTGTTACACACATGAGCCAACAGCAGTGTTCAATACAGGCACCCACAATGAGAAAAGCATAACAAAA GAATCCAAAGACCTTAGTAGGACTGGACTACATCCCAACACCTTGAAGCAACTGGCTCTCTCTTCAACATTAGGGAAGTCTTATATACGGCTCTTAGCAATGAATGATTATATCTACACGTGGAAATCCTAA